Proteins encoded together in one Rossellomorea sp. y25 window:
- a CDS encoding AbrB/MazE/SpoVT family DNA-binding domain-containing protein, with product MLSMMYGSKTFSKSGSITLPHKWRQQFGLVPGKLAELVYQNNCIYIKRAFKDSTHNKRYISEKGTVHIPKEIREEMGMTHQSSYYLIVNETENCFMITLEK from the coding sequence ATGTTGAGCATGATGTATGGAAGCAAAACATTCAGTAAGAGCGGATCAATCACCCTCCCACATAAATGGAGACAACAGTTTGGACTAGTACCCGGAAAACTTGCGGAACTCGTCTATCAAAACAACTGCATCTATATTAAGAGAGCGTTCAAAGACTCCACACATAACAAGCGATACATCTCAGAAAAAGGTACCGTCCACATCCCAAAGGAAATCCGTGAAGAAATGGGCATGACTCATCAATCATCCTACTACCTGATCGTAAATGAAACAGAGAATTGCTTTATGATTACCCTGGAGAAATAA
- a CDS encoding sodium:proton antiporter, translating into MLPIEPIHILFLLVIGYSVYTIDKKKKNVPVPVVLLLLGIGLSFIPAFSDVTLTKDIIFEWFLPALLFISAYQFSPKALKKHAGIISLLSTIGIIITILLMSVLFYYGLHPWLSISYVEALLIATILTPTDPVSVVSILKESSSRQDIADIVEGESMINDGTSIVLFTVVAGIYFGEQTFSASLFLWEFLLVSLGGVVIGVTLGWLASKAIHFTTDSRYQIMLSIILAYGTFYIGEELGVSGVLATVSSGIVLSYEYGRTIKENHFRKDLDGFWSVIEPTILTFLFLLIGIQATQYLSFSLFGWIFFLFILSLLVRYVIIIGVVKMKKTWRKTYGWKEVFILTWSGIKGTMSVALLLGMDGQGPQLLNSLTFGVILLSLIIQSVGIYPLSTFFLKRK; encoded by the coding sequence GTGCTACCCATCGAACCAATCCACATCCTGTTCTTGCTTGTAATCGGCTACAGTGTATATACCATTGATAAAAAGAAAAAGAATGTTCCTGTTCCGGTTGTTTTACTTCTGCTTGGAATCGGACTGTCGTTCATACCTGCCTTTTCTGACGTCACCCTAACGAAAGACATTATCTTTGAATGGTTTTTACCCGCACTATTATTTATTTCGGCATACCAATTTTCACCAAAAGCCTTAAAAAAGCATGCGGGAATCATCTCTCTCTTAAGTACGATCGGCATCATCATCACGATCCTCTTAATGAGTGTGCTTTTCTATTACGGTTTACATCCGTGGCTCTCTATTTCATATGTAGAAGCTCTCTTGATCGCAACAATCCTAACGCCTACTGATCCAGTTTCCGTTGTGTCGATATTGAAGGAATCTTCCAGTCGCCAAGACATAGCAGATATAGTAGAAGGGGAGTCAATGATCAATGATGGTACAAGCATCGTTCTCTTTACGGTCGTGGCAGGTATCTACTTTGGGGAACAAACTTTTTCAGCTTCTTTGTTCCTTTGGGAGTTTCTTTTAGTTTCCTTAGGAGGAGTCGTGATTGGTGTTACACTCGGCTGGCTGGCGAGTAAGGCCATCCATTTCACAACGGACTCCAGGTACCAGATCATGCTTAGCATCATTCTTGCTTACGGAACCTTTTACATAGGGGAAGAGCTTGGCGTTTCAGGTGTGCTGGCTACAGTATCCTCAGGGATCGTGCTTTCTTATGAATACGGAAGAACGATTAAAGAAAATCATTTCAGGAAGGATCTGGATGGTTTCTGGTCCGTCATTGAACCGACCATTCTAACCTTTTTGTTCCTACTAATCGGGATCCAGGCGACACAGTATTTGTCTTTCTCATTATTCGGGTGGATCTTCTTCCTATTTATACTCTCCTTACTCGTGCGCTATGTTATTATTATTGGTGTTGTCAAAATGAAGAAAACGTGGAGAAAAACGTACGGATGGAAGGAAGTATTCATATTAACCTGGTCTGGCATCAAAGGCACCATGTCTGTTGCCTTGTTACTTGGCATGGATGGACAAGGACCCCAGCTTCTGAACTCCTTAACATTTGGAGTCATCCTGCTTTCTCTCATCATTCAAAGTGTAGGAATTTACCCTTTGTCTACTTTCTTTTTGAAAAGAAAATAA
- a CDS encoding ATP-binding protein, with product MNLGETSKMKQAKDIALRISVTYVLLGVVWIILSDYFSMILAHEKLSMYIYFQRYKGWLFTLVTGMIIFLLVYRRTYELILSNEKLKKKEKQLQIRNQHYHSLFEQNPDAVLELTLDGNVVSVNSEAEGLLESTHEELKEVKFSKFLDEGEMKRVTEYFFQTFKGWASTFETTIHLANDKRKILRCSLVPIIINRKVTGIFAIARDITLHRENEEMVVASEKLSVIGQLAAAVAHEIRNPLTSLKGFIQLMQTSNRINHDHLDIMLSEVDRIDLISGEMLILGKQQEVHFRHEKLDDILRQVLVLMEAQAHLDNVSIQYENKVEKPLYVLGEGNQLKQVFINIIKNAVESIPDYKDGIVSITLEERASAAHVIVTDNGVGMDPERIGHLGEPFYSTKEKGTGLGLAVCQKIIERHKGHLHFQSEIEKGTAVEISLPIVDQEILTASRGLRKD from the coding sequence TTGAATTTAGGTGAAACCTCCAAAATGAAACAAGCAAAAGACATTGCCTTAAGAATTTCTGTCACCTATGTGCTATTAGGCGTTGTGTGGATTATATTGTCCGACTATTTTTCCATGATTCTCGCTCATGAAAAGCTAAGTATGTATATATATTTTCAGCGCTATAAAGGCTGGTTATTTACACTTGTAACAGGTATGATTATTTTTCTATTGGTATACAGGAGAACCTATGAATTAATACTCTCCAATGAAAAATTAAAGAAGAAAGAGAAACAACTCCAAATAAGGAATCAGCATTATCATTCCTTATTTGAACAAAATCCTGACGCGGTATTGGAGCTGACCTTGGATGGAAATGTGGTGTCCGTGAATTCTGAAGCAGAAGGATTGCTTGAATCCACCCATGAAGAGCTGAAAGAAGTGAAATTCAGCAAATTTTTGGATGAAGGCGAGATGAAACGAGTAACTGAGTACTTTTTTCAGACCTTCAAAGGCTGGGCGTCAACCTTTGAAACGACCATTCATTTAGCCAATGACAAACGGAAAATCCTGCGATGTTCTCTTGTCCCGATTATCATTAATCGAAAAGTGACAGGAATTTTTGCCATTGCAAGGGACATCACTCTTCATCGTGAAAATGAAGAAATGGTGGTCGCTTCCGAAAAGCTTTCTGTCATTGGACAGCTTGCGGCTGCCGTAGCGCATGAAATCCGCAACCCCCTCACATCTTTGAAAGGGTTCATCCAGCTTATGCAAACAAGCAATAGAATCAACCATGATCATTTGGACATTATGCTCTCTGAAGTGGATCGGATTGACCTGATCTCAGGGGAGATGCTGATACTTGGTAAACAGCAGGAAGTCCATTTTCGTCATGAAAAGCTGGATGACATCCTCAGACAAGTACTGGTGCTAATGGAAGCCCAAGCCCATCTTGATAATGTATCCATTCAATATGAAAACAAGGTGGAAAAACCGTTATATGTGTTGGGGGAAGGAAATCAGCTTAAGCAGGTGTTCATTAACATTATTAAAAATGCGGTTGAATCCATACCTGACTATAAAGATGGAATCGTTTCGATCACATTGGAAGAGCGGGCATCGGCTGCCCATGTAATTGTGACGGATAATGGAGTCGGCATGGACCCTGAAAGAATCGGGCACCTTGGAGAACCATTCTATTCAACGAAAGAAAAAGGGACGGGCCTTGGACTGGCCGTTTGTCAAAAGATTATTGAACGACATAAAGGACATTTACACTTTCAAAGTGAAATAGAAAAAGGAACCGCAGTGGAAATCAGCTTGCCAATCGTGGATCAAGAGATTCTGACTGCCTCTCGCGGATTAAGAAAGGACTAA
- a CDS encoding DEAD/DEAH box helicase, with protein MNSISTIIKTPSIQKNWEESGFTSLTPVQERVVPLIMEGRDVVCESPTGTGKTLAYLLPIIQAIDPSRKQAQAVILAPSRELVMQIQQEIQKWAKGTDVTSAAFIGGANIKKQVEKLKKKPHIVVGTTGRLIELMKMKKLKMHEVKTIVVDEFDLMISSEHIREVKDIIKATLKERQVLFFSATLSDETENVAESLLQNHEIVKMEANLDNPKVDHVYVYSELRDKMEALRSISYFKGIKALVFFNQLEKLSEIEEKLKYKGVELEVLAGESNKMERKQSLDRFRSGKVSMLLTTDVAARGLDITDVTHVVHYDFPSDTKQYIHRSGRTGRMGAEGTVICLVSKRELSFLEKLSKELNLPFQEKTIRGGGLQAPEQK; from the coding sequence ATGAACTCTATATCAACCATTATTAAGACACCGTCAATCCAGAAGAACTGGGAAGAATCCGGCTTCACTTCATTAACCCCTGTACAGGAGCGTGTAGTACCTCTCATCATGGAAGGGAGAGATGTTGTTTGTGAATCTCCGACGGGAACAGGGAAGACGCTTGCGTATCTGCTTCCGATCATCCAAGCCATTGATCCATCAAGAAAACAGGCTCAAGCTGTCATCCTTGCTCCATCACGAGAGCTTGTCATGCAAATCCAGCAGGAAATCCAGAAATGGGCGAAGGGTACCGACGTCACGAGCGCGGCGTTCATTGGAGGAGCGAACATTAAGAAGCAAGTAGAGAAACTGAAGAAAAAGCCACATATCGTAGTGGGAACAACGGGTCGCTTGATCGAATTGATGAAAATGAAAAAGCTGAAGATGCATGAAGTGAAAACCATCGTCGTCGATGAGTTCGATTTAATGATCTCATCAGAACATATCCGTGAAGTGAAGGATATCATCAAAGCCACCTTAAAAGAGCGTCAGGTTCTATTCTTCTCGGCCACTTTATCAGACGAAACCGAGAACGTAGCAGAATCATTATTGCAAAACCATGAAATCGTCAAAATGGAAGCCAATCTCGATAACCCGAAAGTGGATCATGTGTATGTATACAGTGAGCTGAGAGACAAAATGGAAGCTCTAAGAAGCATTTCATATTTCAAAGGAATCAAAGCACTTGTATTTTTCAATCAACTGGAGAAGCTCTCTGAAATAGAAGAAAAGCTGAAGTATAAGGGAGTCGAGCTGGAAGTATTGGCAGGGGAATCAAACAAGATGGAGCGTAAGCAATCACTGGACCGCTTCCGTTCAGGAAAAGTGTCCATGCTTCTGACAACAGACGTGGCAGCACGCGGCCTTGATATCACAGACGTCACACACGTTGTCCATTACGACTTCCCAAGCGATACAAAACAATACATTCACCGCTCAGGAAGAACCGGTCGCATGGGAGCGGAAGGAACCGTCATCTGTCTCGTATCCAAACGCGAGCTGAGCTTCCTCGAGAAACTGAGCAAAGAACTCAACCTCCCATTCCAAGAAAAAACCATTCGAGGCGGGGGACTTCAAGCACCGGAACAAAAGTAA